One window from the genome of Acinetobacter sp. ANC 7912 encodes:
- a CDS encoding IS982 family transposase — protein MDHITELFCILDDFCKKFNESLEKALISNQKTRLKKSALSLSEAMTIVILFHQSGLRFFKYFYCQMIVPFWKSAFPKLLSYNRFIEIMPRCLQALSCFFHQVKGKDTGISIIDSTKLVVCHNLRIKRHRVFKGLAGRGKSSTGWFYGFKLHLVINNLGEIINLKLTSGNVHDVAILESLTQELKGILLGDKGYLSKAKAEALAARGLKILTPSRRNMKNKPIQTEEEKQLLCRRGLIETVNDQLKNLHQLEHSRHRSVNNFMVNIMAAVVAYCLNPNKPTFQNMLKG, from the coding sequence ATGGATCATATTACCGAATTATTTTGTATTTTGGATGATTTCTGCAAAAAATTTAATGAATCTTTAGAGAAAGCTTTAATTTCTAATCAAAAAACCAGGTTGAAAAAGTCAGCTTTAAGCTTGTCTGAAGCAATGACCATTGTCATTTTATTTCATCAATCCGGTTTGAGATTCTTCAAATATTTTTATTGCCAAATGATCGTTCCATTCTGGAAATCTGCTTTTCCTAAACTGCTTAGCTACAACCGATTTATTGAAATCATGCCCCGTTGTTTGCAAGCTCTGAGTTGTTTCTTCCATCAGGTGAAAGGAAAAGATACGGGAATCAGTATCATTGACTCCACTAAATTGGTAGTTTGCCATAATCTTCGGATTAAAAGGCATCGTGTATTTAAAGGCTTGGCCGGTCGTGGAAAAAGTAGTACGGGTTGGTTTTATGGTTTTAAATTACATCTCGTTATCAATAATTTAGGTGAAATTATTAATCTCAAGCTGACATCGGGAAATGTTCATGATGTTGCTATATTAGAATCTTTAACTCAAGAATTAAAAGGGATCCTACTCGGAGACAAAGGCTATTTGAGCAAAGCAAAAGCCGAAGCTTTAGCAGCAAGAGGACTGAAAATATTGACCCCATCACGTCGGAATATGAAAAATAAACCCATCCAAACTGAAGAAGAAAAACAATTACTTTGCAGAAGAGGATTGATCGAAACAGTGAATGATCAATTAAAAAATTTACATCAACTTGAACATTCACGTCATCGTTCGGTAAATAACTTCATGGTGAATATCATGGCTGCTGTAGTGGCTTATTGTTTGAACCCCAATAAGCCAACTTTCCAAAATATGCTAAAAGGTTAA
- a CDS encoding type 1 glutamine amidotransferase domain-containing protein codes for MKILIVLTSHDQLGETGEKTGFWLEELAAPYYRFIDAGAEVILASPKGGQPPLDPKSGTQDAQTEATRRFEADEQAMRALAKTVPLSEVNIEDFDAVFYPGGHGPLWDLANDENSIRLIQQTLQSHKPVALVCHAPGVLKNVQDAKGKPVVAGKNVTGFSNSEETTVGLTNIVPFLVEDTLKENGGNYSKAKDWHVHVQQDGLLITGQNPASSAATADALLKLLK; via the coding sequence ATGAAAATTCTAATTGTTCTAACTTCACATGATCAACTGGGAGAAACTGGTGAAAAAACTGGTTTCTGGCTGGAAGAACTGGCTGCACCTTATTATCGTTTTATTGATGCCGGTGCCGAAGTCATACTTGCCTCACCCAAAGGTGGTCAACCACCGCTCGATCCAAAAAGTGGCACTCAAGATGCACAGACTGAAGCTACCCGGCGTTTTGAGGCAGATGAGCAAGCCATGCGAGCATTGGCGAAAACTGTGCCCTTAAGTGAAGTAAATATTGAGGACTTTGATGCAGTGTTCTATCCAGGTGGTCATGGGCCCTTATGGGATTTAGCGAATGATGAAAACTCGATCCGTTTAATTCAACAAACTTTACAATCCCACAAACCGGTTGCACTGGTCTGTCATGCGCCAGGCGTATTAAAAAATGTTCAAGATGCTAAAGGCAAACCGGTTGTTGCTGGAAAAAATGTCACTGGCTTTAGCAACAGTGAAGAAACCACTGTCGGGCTGACCAATATTGTGCCTTTCTTGGTAGAAGATACGCTTAAGGAAAATGGTGGAAATTACTCTAAAGCTAAAGACTGGCATGTGCATGTTCAGCAGGATGGTTTATTAATTACCGGTCAAAATCCGGCTTCTTCTGCAGCAACAGCAGATGCCTTATTAAAGTTATTAAAATAA
- the metK gene encoding methionine adenosyltransferase, whose translation MREYAVFTSESVSEGHPDKMADQISDAILDAILKEDPYARVACETLVKTGAVVLAGEITTTANVDFEAIVRKTVNGIGYHHSDLGFDGSTCAVINMIGKQSPEIAQGVDRQKPEDQGAGDQGLMFGYASRETDVLMPAPISYAHRLMEKQAELRRNGTLPWLRPDAKSQVTFAYENGMPVRLDAVVLSTQHDPEITQADLKEAVIEEIVKKIIPAEMFHADTKFHINPTGMFVIGGPVGDCGLTGRKIIVDTYGGMARHGGGAFSGKDPSKVDRSAAYAGRYVAKNIVAAGLADKCEIQVSYAIGVAEPTSISINTFNTGKVSDELIIQLVREHFDLRPYGITRMLNLLQPMYKQTAAYGHFGRQGSDTAFTWEKTDKVEALRVSAGL comes from the coding sequence ATGCGCGAGTACGCTGTATTTACCTCGGAATCTGTAAGCGAAGGCCATCCAGATAAAATGGCTGACCAAATCAGTGATGCTATCTTGGATGCAATCTTAAAAGAAGACCCATATGCGCGGGTTGCTTGTGAAACGCTTGTAAAAACGGGTGCTGTTGTACTTGCCGGTGAAATCACAACAACTGCAAATGTTGACTTCGAAGCGATTGTACGTAAAACCGTAAATGGCATCGGTTATCACCATTCTGATCTTGGCTTTGACGGTTCAACCTGTGCCGTAATCAACATGATCGGTAAACAGTCTCCTGAAATCGCTCAGGGTGTTGACCGTCAAAAACCTGAAGATCAAGGTGCCGGTGACCAGGGTCTGATGTTCGGTTATGCCAGCCGTGAAACTGACGTGTTAATGCCTGCACCAATTTCTTATGCACACCGCTTGATGGAAAAACAGGCTGAGTTACGTCGTAATGGTACCCTGCCTTGGTTACGCCCTGATGCAAAAAGCCAAGTGACATTCGCGTATGAAAATGGCATGCCGGTACGTCTGGATGCCGTAGTACTTTCTACCCAGCACGATCCTGAAATTACACAAGCTGATTTGAAAGAAGCTGTGATTGAAGAGATCGTGAAGAAAATCATTCCTGCTGAAATGTTCCATGCAGATACCAAATTCCACATCAACCCAACCGGTATGTTTGTGATCGGTGGTCCTGTAGGTGACTGTGGTCTGACTGGCCGTAAAATCATTGTCGATACTTACGGTGGTATGGCACGTCACGGTGGTGGCGCTTTCTCTGGTAAAGATCCTTCAAAAGTGGACCGTTCAGCTGCGTATGCTGGCCGTTATGTTGCGAAAAACATCGTTGCTGCTGGCTTGGCTGATAAATGTGAAATCCAGGTGTCTTATGCAATTGGTGTTGCAGAGCCAACTTCGATTTCAATCAACACTTTCAATACTGGTAAAGTTTCTGATGAACTGATCATTCAATTGGTTCGTGAACACTTTGACCTGCGTCCATACGGCATTACCCGTATGTTGAATCTGTTACAGCCAATGTATAAGCAAACTGCGGCTTATGGTCACTTTGGCCGTCAAGGTTCTGATACGGCCTTTACTTGGGAAAAAACAGATAAAGTTGAAGCACTGCGCGTATCTGCCGGTCTGTAA
- the yfcF gene encoding glutathione transferase codes for MQRLSLYIDRKRISPYAMSAFVALREKRVEFQEVKIDLDKGENKSDTYLRVCKSGKIPCLTVDNGSIFESMAITEFLDELFPAPEYPVIYPKDIYARARCRAAQLLVKSDFGLIRENMPSTGIFQPPPQQFIPDRNTQAEVDRLVRVAESLIGDVWIGSQWSIADFDLGFMLHRLISYQVPIPEKLYSYAMRNFERESVHVWFKLRELERGTWDPSPFDVP; via the coding sequence ATGCAACGTCTTAGCCTGTATATTGATCGAAAAAGAATCAGTCCCTATGCCATGTCAGCTTTTGTGGCCCTCAGAGAAAAGCGAGTTGAGTTTCAGGAAGTTAAAATCGACCTGGATAAGGGGGAGAACAAGTCAGATACCTATTTGCGCGTGTGTAAAAGCGGGAAAATTCCTTGTTTAACCGTGGATAATGGGTCGATTTTTGAATCAATGGCGATCACTGAATTCCTGGATGAGCTGTTTCCTGCGCCAGAGTATCCTGTTATTTACCCAAAAGATATTTATGCCCGTGCCAGATGTCGTGCCGCGCAGTTGCTAGTTAAATCGGATTTTGGCTTGATTCGTGAAAATATGCCATCAACCGGGATTTTTCAGCCACCACCACAGCAATTTATTCCAGACCGTAATACCCAGGCAGAGGTCGATCGACTGGTTCGTGTCGCAGAGTCTTTGATTGGTGATGTATGGATTGGTTCCCAGTGGAGTATTGCTGATTTTGATCTGGGTTTTATGTTGCATCGCTTGATCAGTTATCAGGTGCCAATTCCAGAAAAACTATATAGTTATGCGATGCGTAACTTTGAGCGGGAATCGGTGCATGTGTGGTTTAAATTAAGGGAATTGGAACGTGGTACCTGGGATCCGTCACCTTTTGATGTACCTTAA
- a CDS encoding SDR family oxidoreductase has protein sequence MNHYPETPNSTETQEHQPGVQTRMDPEPEIIKPNYKGSEKLKGKVALITGGDSGIGRSVSVLFAREGADIAICYLDEDQDAQDTKKLVEAEGQRCLLIKCNLQQPSEIQDLVKQTIQEFKTINILVNNAGVQYPQISITDISPEQLNKTFNVNILSMFHLTQAVLPHMQAGYSIINTTSITSYHGHDELIDYSSTKGAITSFTRSLSTSLLKQKTGIRVNGVAPGPIWTPLIPSSFDAETLKEFGKDTPMGRMGQPSEVAPAYLFLASDEASYISGQVIHVNGGSIING, from the coding sequence ATGAATCATTATCCTGAAACCCCAAATTCTACTGAAACTCAAGAACATCAACCTGGCGTACAAACACGCATGGATCCTGAACCGGAAATCATCAAACCAAACTATAAAGGCAGCGAAAAATTAAAAGGAAAAGTGGCATTAATTACTGGCGGAGACAGTGGTATTGGACGCTCCGTTTCTGTCCTGTTTGCCCGTGAAGGTGCCGATATCGCAATTTGCTATCTGGATGAAGACCAAGATGCGCAGGACACTAAAAAGCTGGTCGAAGCAGAGGGACAGCGCTGCCTACTTATAAAATGTAACTTGCAACAACCCTCTGAAATTCAGGATCTGGTTAAACAGACCATTCAGGAATTTAAAACCATTAACATTTTGGTAAATAATGCGGGCGTTCAGTACCCACAAATAAGCATTACCGATATTTCTCCCGAACAACTGAATAAGACATTTAATGTCAATATCCTGAGTATGTTCCATTTAACACAGGCCGTGCTGCCACATATGCAGGCTGGCTACAGCATTATTAATACCACGAGTATTACCAGCTATCATGGTCATGATGAGCTGATTGATTATTCCAGTACCAAAGGTGCGATTACTTCTTTTACCCGCAGCCTCTCCACCAGCCTGCTCAAACAGAAGACCGGAATTCGAGTCAATGGCGTTGCTCCAGGTCCAATCTGGACACCACTTATTCCAAGTAGTTTTGATGCAGAAACCCTCAAAGAGTTTGGCAAGGACACGCCGATGGGCCGTATGGGGCAACCGAGCGAAGTGGCCCCTGCCTATTTATTTTTAGCTAGTGATGAAGCCAGCTATATTTCTGGTCAGGTCATTCATGTGAACGGTGGCAGCATTATTAATGGTTAA
- a CDS encoding YceI family protein, whose protein sequence is MKLITLAVGLTLATVATFSMAKPVAYTIDPGHTATVFSWSHFGFSTPYANFSDIQGTINVDNEKPANSSVNVTIPVSSINTNVKALDEHIQSAEFFDVAKYPNITFKSTKVQALGKNKYKITGDLTVKGVTKPVVLDAVLNKQGVHPMTKLQTVGFNATTSFDRSAFGVGAYVPNVGDKITVNITTEASVPAPKKN, encoded by the coding sequence ATGAAATTAATAACTTTGGCTGTGGGCCTGACTTTGGCTACTGTAGCAACATTCTCCATGGCAAAACCAGTGGCTTATACCATTGATCCGGGACACACTGCGACCGTATTTAGCTGGAGTCACTTTGGCTTTTCTACGCCTTATGCCAACTTTAGCGATATTCAGGGCACCATTAATGTCGATAATGAAAAACCTGCCAATTCATCTGTGAATGTCACAATTCCAGTATCCAGTATCAATACTAATGTCAAAGCACTGGATGAGCATATTCAAAGCGCAGAATTTTTTGATGTTGCGAAATATCCAAATATCACCTTTAAAAGTACCAAGGTTCAAGCTTTAGGCAAAAACAAATATAAAATTACTGGTGATCTCACAGTGAAAGGCGTGACTAAGCCAGTGGTGCTGGATGCAGTGTTAAATAAACAGGGCGTACACCCAATGACTAAGCTGCAAACGGTTGGTTTTAATGCAACGACTTCATTTGACCGTTCTGCATTTGGTGTAGGGGCATATGTACCAAATGTCGGTGATAAGATTACTGTGAATATCACGACTGAAGCTTCTGTGCCGGCTCCGAAAAAGAACTAA
- the tkt gene encoding transketolase, translated as MTTPLNERRVANAIRVLAMDAVQKANSGHPGAPMGMADIADVVWREFLSHNPTNPNWANRDRFVLSNGHGSMLQYALLHLTGYDLSIEDLKSFRQLHSKTPGHPELGYAPGVETTTGPLGQGIANAVGFALAEKTLAAQFNKDDIKVVDHYTYCFLGDGCLMEGISHEACSLAGTLGLGKLVVYYDDNGISIDGEVEGWFSDDTEQRFKSYGWQVIKVDGHDSDAIRQATIEAKAETAKPTLIICKTIIGLGSPNKQGKEDCHGAPLGNDEIVLTREALGWTEGPFEIPADVYAAWDAKEKGKAAEAAWNETFAAYAAKYPTEAAELKRRLSGELPADFVAKADAYIAEVNAKAETVATRKASQAAIQAFAPELPEILGGSADLAGSNLTLWKGAKGVESDPAGNYVHYGVREFGMTAIANGVALHGGFIPYVATFLMFMEYARNAVRMSALMKQRVIHVYTHDSIGLGEDGPTHQPVEQIASLRGTPNLNTWRPCDTVEAAVSWKSALLRSEGPTALIFSRQNLPFQTRTQAQIENIAKGGYVLAEEKGELKAIIIATGSEVELAMAAHAQLEGVRVVSMPCAEEFMKQDATYREAVLPSNIRARVAVEAAHVDYWWKFVGLDGRVIGMTTYGESAPAKDLFKHFGITTEAVVAAVKEITA; from the coding sequence ATGACAACCCCGCTTAATGAACGTCGTGTTGCAAACGCAATTCGTGTATTGGCAATGGATGCTGTGCAAAAAGCAAACTCAGGACATCCAGGTGCTCCGATGGGGATGGCAGACATCGCTGATGTGGTTTGGCGTGAATTTTTAAGCCACAATCCAACTAACCCGAATTGGGCAAACCGCGACCGCTTTGTATTGTCTAACGGTCACGGCTCAATGCTGCAATATGCACTTCTTCATTTAACGGGCTATGATCTTTCAATCGAAGATTTGAAATCATTCCGTCAATTACATTCTAAAACGCCTGGTCACCCAGAATTGGGCTATGCACCAGGTGTTGAAACCACCACTGGTCCTTTAGGCCAAGGGATCGCAAACGCGGTTGGTTTTGCCCTGGCTGAAAAAACGCTTGCTGCTCAATTCAATAAAGATGACATTAAAGTTGTTGACCACTACACGTATTGCTTCCTAGGCGATGGCTGTCTGATGGAAGGTATTTCTCACGAAGCATGTTCATTGGCCGGTACTTTGGGTCTGGGTAAACTGGTTGTTTACTATGATGACAATGGTATTTCTATTGATGGTGAAGTAGAAGGCTGGTTCTCTGACGATACAGAGCAACGCTTCAAGTCTTACGGCTGGCAAGTGATTAAAGTTGACGGTCACGATAGCGATGCTATCCGTCAGGCAACTATTGAAGCAAAAGCTGAAACTGCTAAACCAACCCTGATCATCTGTAAAACCATTATCGGTTTAGGTTCTCCGAACAAACAAGGTAAAGAGGACTGCCACGGTGCGCCATTGGGTAATGACGAAATCGTATTAACTCGTGAAGCACTGGGCTGGACTGAAGGTCCATTTGAAATTCCTGCTGACGTTTATGCAGCTTGGGATGCAAAAGAAAAAGGTAAAGCAGCTGAAGCAGCTTGGAACGAAACTTTTGCAGCATATGCAGCGAAATATCCAACTGAAGCAGCTGAACTGAAACGCCGTCTGTCTGGTGAACTTCCAGCTGATTTCGTTGCTAAAGCAGACGCTTACATTGCTGAAGTAAATGCCAAAGCTGAAACAGTGGCAACCCGTAAAGCAAGCCAGGCTGCGATTCAGGCATTTGCTCCTGAACTTCCAGAAATCTTAGGTGGTTCTGCTGACCTTGCAGGTTCTAACCTGACTTTATGGAAAGGGGCAAAAGGCGTAGAATCTGATCCTGCGGGTAACTACGTACACTACGGCGTACGTGAGTTCGGTATGACTGCGATCGCCAACGGTGTTGCATTACACGGCGGTTTCATTCCTTACGTCGCAACATTCCTGATGTTTATGGAATATGCGCGTAATGCAGTCCGTATGTCAGCACTGATGAAACAACGCGTGATTCATGTTTACACTCACGACTCTATTGGCTTGGGTGAAGATGGTCCAACTCACCAGCCAGTTGAACAAATCGCATCTTTACGTGGTACACCAAACCTGAATACATGGCGTCCATGTGACACTGTTGAAGCTGCAGTGTCTTGGAAATCTGCGCTGCTGCGTAGCGAAGGCCCAACTGCGTTGATCTTCTCTCGTCAAAACCTGCCTTTCCAAACCCGTACTCAAGCACAAATTGAGAACATTGCCAAAGGTGGTTATGTATTGGCTGAAGAAAAAGGCGAACTGAAAGCGATCATCATCGCCACTGGTTCTGAAGTTGAACTGGCAATGGCAGCTCACGCACAGCTTGAAGGTGTACGTGTGGTTTCTATGCCATGTGCTGAAGAATTCATGAAACAGGATGCTACTTACCGTGAAGCGGTTCTTCCATCAAACATCCGTGCACGTGTTGCTGTTGAAGCTGCGCATGTAGATTACTGGTGGAAATTTGTCGGTCTAGACGGTCGTGTGATCGGTATGACCACTTATGGTGAATCAGCGCCTGCTAAAGACCTGTTTAAACACTTCGGTATTACAACTGAGGCAGTTGTCGCAGCAGTGAAAGAAATTACTGCTTAA
- a CDS encoding glutamine amidotransferase gives MLNFDEFPDTVYAIQHLAFEDLGAWEDVFYQLGLRVRYFEVGVDDLTKAYEHKGLTVILGGPIGVYETEDYPFLQQEIDLLKVRLEQNLPTLGICLGAQLIAHALGAKVYAGHVKEIGWSKLTLTQVKNNPLVVLENTEVLHWHGDTFDLPVQAELLASSALYPNQAFRVGENILALQFHPEVAADSLEKWLIGHTCELRKAGINIPALRAESQKFASVLESTSGQIVQQFMDNLQSS, from the coding sequence ATGCTTAATTTTGATGAGTTTCCTGACACCGTCTATGCAATCCAACATCTCGCCTTTGAAGACCTTGGGGCTTGGGAAGATGTTTTTTATCAGCTCGGCTTGCGGGTACGCTATTTTGAAGTCGGTGTGGATGACCTGACCAAGGCCTATGAACACAAAGGTTTAACCGTCATTTTAGGCGGTCCTATCGGAGTCTATGAAACTGAGGACTACCCTTTTTTACAACAAGAAATAGACTTACTAAAAGTACGCTTAGAACAGAATTTACCGACTTTAGGCATCTGTCTAGGCGCACAACTGATTGCACATGCTTTGGGTGCGAAAGTTTATGCGGGTCATGTCAAAGAAATCGGCTGGTCTAAACTAACTTTAACCCAAGTCAAAAATAATCCACTCGTTGTTTTGGAAAATACTGAAGTACTGCATTGGCATGGCGATACTTTTGACCTCCCAGTTCAGGCGGAACTATTAGCAAGCTCTGCCCTGTATCCGAATCAGGCTTTCCGTGTCGGTGAAAATATTTTGGCCCTGCAATTCCATCCTGAAGTCGCAGCAGATAGTCTTGAAAAATGGCTGATTGGGCATACCTGTGAGCTGCGTAAAGCCGGGATCAATATTCCTGCATTACGTGCTGAAAGCCAGAAATTTGCTTCAGTTTTAGAGTCTACATCGGGGCAAATTGTTCAGCAATTTATGGATAATCTGCAAAGCAGCTAA